The following is a genomic window from Syntrophaceae bacterium.
CCTCTCGTAGACGGCCTGCGAGGCGGCCTCCTCGTACTGGGCCTCCAGCCTGAGCTTAACCTCTTCGTTGGGCAGCCGGATGATCTTGCGCCCCCTGCGCGCCTGGGTGCAGCTCCCGTAGTGCCGGCACGCGTGGCAGATGGCCGCGTCGGTGATCACGTAGTGCCGCTTGCCCGTGCGTTTTTCCGTCGATTCATACCGGAGCCTGTGACCTTCAGGGCAGCTGTAGTCATCTTGCTCTGGGTCATACGCAAAATGGCTTTTGCTGAACGGCTTTTCCGGCTCTTTCCTCGCCTGCCGCTGTGAAGGCACGATCACTCGGATCCCCTGGCGGTCGATCTTCTCGAGCTCCGCCGTGTCGGCATAGCCGGCATCGGCGCAGGCCGTCTCGCAGGGACTCTCCAGCAGCGCGTTGGCGGCCTCGATCTGCCGGGCGAACTGGTTGACATCACTGGTCTCTTCGACGGCATCGGCCTGCAGCAGAAGCCCCTGCTTGTCATCCACCACCAACTGGACGTTGTAGGCCGCGTGGCTGCCCTGGACGCTCTTCATCAGGGCGCAGTCCGGGTCGGTGAGGTTGACGTGCCGGTGGCTGCCTCCCTCGAAGCCCCGCAGGGCCTCCTGGACCCGGTCCTTGAGCGTGTTCGTCTGGGCAAGGTCCTTTCGCATCGCCACGTACGAGTCCATGTGCCGCTCCCGGCGGTCGATGGCCTCGCAGTCCTGCAACAGCTGCTCGATGCGCCGATCCAGATCGGCCAGCTTCTTCTCGTACCAGGCCCGGTCATGGCTGCGGTAGCGTGAGGCATTGGCCCGGATCTTTGTGCCGTCGACAAACAGCACGTTGCCCGCGATTAGGTCGAGCTTGATGCAGAGCCGGGCGCAGTGCCGGAGCACCTGCTTGAGGGCCGCCTTGTGGTTGCGCCTAAACTCCGCGATGGTCTTGTGGTCGGGCCTCAGCCCGGCCATCAGCCACACAAAGGCCAGGTTGTGGTGGCACTCCCGTTCGAGCTTGCGGGAACTGCGTACCCCGTAGGAGTAGCCGTAGACCAGCAGCTTGAGCATCGCGCGCGGATCGTAGGCGGCGTTGCCGACCTGGTTGGGGTCCACCTCGATGCCCAGTTGCGGCAGATCCAAGGCCTCCACGAAGGCATCGTAGGCCCGTACCGGGTCCTCGGGGGACACGTAGTCCTCGATGCTGGCGGGCAGCAGCCCCAGTTGCAGACGGTCGCCGGTTCGATAGGCCATGAGCGCATCTCCTTTCGCGGAGCACTCTAGCACACCGGGCCGGGGTTGGCGATCCTTCGAGGTGCGTTACGGATATTTTTTTGTCAAAGAACTCAGCCCCTACTCCCTATTGCGACACAGCCTCTCAGCCGCCGGGTTCCCGGTCGCTCTCCGAACCGTTCTGCGAGACCCATGCGCTCAACAGCGTGTATGTCACGGCCAGCACGACGGGCCCGATGAAGATGCCGATGATGCCGAAGGCGACGAGCCCCCCGATCACGCCGACAAAGATCAGCAGCAGGGGCAAATCGGCGCCTCGCTTGATGAGAAGGGGCCGCAGGACGTTGTCCAGGGTGACCACGATCAGTGTCCAGATGAGGAGGACGCTGCCCCAGAGCGTCTCACCGCTCCAGAAGAGCCAGATGACGGCAGGGACCAGGACGGGTGCGGGCCCCAGCTGCGCGATGCACAGCAGGAACATGACCGCCGTTAGAACCGTCGCGGCGGGAACGCCGGCCACCGCCAGGCCGATGCCGCCCAGGACGGACTGGACCAGGGCGGTCAACCCCACCCCGAGCGCCACCCCGCGGATGGCCTTCCCGGCAAGGAGAACAACCTCGTCGCCCCTCCGCCCGGCCAGGCGGCGGGCAAAGAGCCGAACGGCCTCCGCCGCCGATTCCCCGCCGGAATAGAGGATGGCGGCGATGACGACGGTGAGAAGGAACTGGACGATCATCAAGCCCATCCCGCCTGCCTGATCGACGAACCAGCTGACGATCTCCTTGAGATGGGGGGCCAGCTGCGCCGCAAGACCCTC
Proteins encoded in this region:
- a CDS encoding IS1182 family transposase, with translation MAYRTGDRLQLGLLPASIEDYVSPEDPVRAYDAFVEALDLPQLGIEVDPNQVGNAAYDPRAMLKLLVYGYSYGVRSSRKLERECHHNLAFVWLMAGLRPDHKTIAEFRRNHKAALKQVLRHCARLCIKLDLIAGNVLFVDGTKIRANASRYRSHDRAWYEKKLADLDRRIEQLLQDCEAIDRRERHMDSYVAMRKDLAQTNTLKDRVQEALRGFEGGSHRHVNLTDPDCALMKSVQGSHAAYNVQLVVDDKQGLLLQADAVEETSDVNQFARQIEAANALLESPCETACADAGYADTAELEKIDRQGIRVIVPSQRQARKEPEKPFSKSHFAYDPEQDDYSCPEGHRLRYESTEKRTGKRHYVITDAAICHACRHYGSCTQARRGRKIIRLPNEEVKLRLEAQYEEAASQAVYERRKTRAEHPFGHIKRNLKVDAFLLRGLEGARAEVSMLASCFNVARLISLLGVNGLIERLRALGRPCFAPA
- the ydiK gene encoding AI-2E family transporter YdiK, giving the protein MTPTPPTQDLARTTLAVLFIGVLIAANVWILKPFLPPLFWAVIIVVASWPILLRLQSLCGGRRGIAAAAMTLGLLTLLIVPILLAVVTILDNVERAAALLKTLEREGLPPMPGWVTGIPVAGPRIAEWWNELASTGREGLAAQLAPHLKEIVSWFVDQAGGMGLMIVQFLLTVVIAAILYSGGESAAEAVRLFARRLAGRRGDEVVLLAGKAIRGVALGVGLTALVQSVLGGIGLAVAGVPAATVLTAVMFLLCIAQLGPAPVLVPAVIWLFWSGETLWGSVLLIWTLIVVTLDNVLRPLLIKRGADLPLLLIFVGVIGGLVAFGIIGIFIGPVVLAVTYTLLSAWVSQNGSESDREPGG